A window of Zingiber officinale cultivar Zhangliang chromosome 5A, Zo_v1.1, whole genome shotgun sequence contains these coding sequences:
- the LOC121980785 gene encoding formin-like protein 3 isoform X1, which translates to MSLFTRFFYKRPPDGLLEFVDRVFVFDSCFSTEVVADGLYNIYFHEIITELHEEYADSSFLAFNFREGEKRSQFAEILCQYNVTVIDYPRHFEGCPLLPLSLVHHFLRVCDYWLSLGDNQNIILLHCERGGWPLLAFLLACFLTYRKLYSGEQRTLDLVHKEAPKGLLQLLSPLNPLPSQLRYLQYVARRNITPQWPPGERALSLDCLILRGVPSFDLDSGCRPLIRIFGRNIHKSDGLSVGTLYTMSKKKPLRCYQQDECDVIKIDIQCLVQGDVVLECAHLDLDPEREVMMFRIMFNTAFIRSNILMLNYDDVDTLWDTKDQFPKGFRAEVLFGDSSNITPPRAPTVIFNGEVKGGLPIEAFAKVQELFNSVELLERSDDDAFWLLKQISTNALQEKLENLILTDAKEVSNIQSKVDLQMSLMSMSESDEEKDSVTSDSVASVDNEKVQHVSSTMIDMEKTFDVSKDSQLKDSQQSTSRIADLGTGLQMTLVPLSVSPPCERNFEFIESERPNSIPESVPLTPSSPPSITFSSKDSLLPLLPPLSSSMVNTIPLPPQLPPPLLQSKCLNPKQSSSLPPPLSQPPPPPPPPPPLPTQTARLNFAPVSPSPPAFTSNKDVQRTPPPPPPPHTQNKYLNPTPPLPSSSSSPLSPSPLSTFTFNKDLQRPPPPPPPLPTFTSNKDFQQIPPPSMSSNKGSLSISPANSPQPPPPPPPPPPPPPPPPTIKLNKGPCPPPPPPPPPPIVSTRTPMPSPPQNGKRNIPPPPAPPPISSGKVAPPPPPPAPKPPGVVPPPPPLQGGIRGMPGPPPPPGLKDLNMLAPPASSVGRGRLTAPSFGKGRGSSQSIPPKKTPLKPLHWVKVTRATQGSLWADSQKHESQTRAPEIDLSELESLFSATVATDERQWDRTGARRGSGTNKFEIVHMIDMRRANNCEIMLTKVKMPLPDMISAVLALNSSVLDIDQVENLIKFCPTKEEMEMLKNYTGNKEMLGPCEQFFMELMKVPRVESKLRVFSFTITFSTQVNELRANLKTINDATNEVKESSKLRQIMQAILTLGNALNQGTARGSAVGFRIDSLLKLSDTRARNNKMTLMHYLCKLLAEKMPELLDFDKDLIHLEAASKIQLKIVAEEMQAVSKGLDKVEQELTASGNDGDISMGFRMALKNFLDAAEADVRFLTSLYSEVGRNADSLSQYFGEDPARCPFEQVTSILVVFVNMFKKSREENGRNAVAEKKKMEKEALKEKSNASAKKHRDFT; encoded by the exons ATGTCCCTCTTTACCAGGTTCTTTTACAAAAGACCACCTGATGGTTTGCTAGAATTTGTGGACAGAGTTTTTG TTTTTGATTCGTGCTTCTCAACTGAAGTTGTAGCTGATGGATTATACAACATCTATTTCCATGAAATTATCACTGAACTACATGAAGAGTATGCTGATTCTTCCTTTCTTGCATTCAACTTTAGGGAGGGAGAAAAAAGAAGTCAATTTGCAGAAATTTTATGTCAATACAATGTTACTGTAATTGATTATCCACGCCATTTTGAAGGCTGTCCGCTTCTTCCTTTATCTCTTGTTCATCACTTCCTTCGAGTCTGTGATTATTGGCTTTCTCTTGGGGATAATCAGAATATCATACTGCTACACTGTGAAAGAGGGGGCTGGCCGTTGTTAGCATTTCTTTTAGCTTGTTTTTTGACTTATAGAAAATTGTATAGTGGCGAACAGAGAACCCTAGATCTTGTACATAAGGAGGCTCCTAAAGGTCTTTTGCAGCTTTTATCACCATTGAACCCATTACCATCTCAGCTACGATACCTGCAGTATGTTGCTAGAAGGAATATCACTCCACAATGGCCCCCTGGGGAACGGGCTCTTTCTTTAGACTGCCTTATTCTTCGAGGTGTTCCAAGCTTTGACTTGGACAGTGGTTGCAGACCGCTAATCCGAATTTTTGGACGAAATATCCATAAAAGTGATGGCCTTTCTGTTGGCACACTGTACACAATGTCCAAGAAGAAACCTTTACGGTGCTACCAACAG GACGAGTGTGATGTAATAAAAATTGATATCCAATGCCTAGTTCAGGGAGATGTTGTTTTGGAATGTGCCCATCTTGATTTAGATCCAGAGAGGGAAGTAATGATGTTCCGTATAATGTTCAACACTGCTTTCATCCGATCTAACATACTCATGCTGAACTATGATGATGTCGATACACTATGGGATACCAAAGACCAGTTTCCAAAAGGCTTTCGAGCAGAG GTGCTGTTTGGTGATTCCAGTAACATCACTCCTCCTAGAGCTCCAACTGTGATTTTTAATGGAGAAGTAAAAGGCGGATTGCCCATAGAGGCTTTTGCGAAGGTACAAGAACTTTTCAACAGCGTTGAGTTGCTTGAAAGAAGTGATGATGATGCATTCTGGCTGCTTAAACAAATATCAACCAATGCATTGCAAGAAAAACTTGAAAATCTGATTTTAACAGATGCTAAGGAGGTTTCAAATATTCAAAGTAAAGTGGATTTACAGATGTCTCTAATGTCAATGTCGGAATCTGATGAGGAAAAAGATTCTGTAACTTCTGATTCTGTTGCTTCAGTGGACAATGAAAAGGTTCAGCATGTTTCAAGCACCATGATAGACATGGAAAAAACATTTGACGTTTCCAAAGATTCTCAACTTAAAG ATTCCCAGCAGTCCACTTCCAGAATTGCTGATCTTGGCACAGGCCTCCAAATGACACTTGTACCACTGTCAGTTTCTCCACCTTGTGAAAggaattttgagtttatagaatcAGAAAGACCAAATTCTATTCCTGAATCTGTCCCACTAACTCCATCTTCACCTCCATCCATTACATTTTCTAGTAAAGATTCCCTGCTACCATTGTTACCTCCTCTTTCTTCCTCCATGGTTAATACAATTCCACTACCACCACAACTTCCTCCCCCTCTCCTGCAAAGTAAATGTCTCAATCCAAAGCAGTCATCGTCTTTGCCTCCACCTTTGTCACAACCGCCGCCACCGCCGCCACCACCTCCTCCGCTGCCTACTCAAACTGCACGTCTCAATTTTGCTCCAGTTTCTCCCTCTCCCCCTGCTTTCACATCTAATAAAGATGTTCAGCggactcctcctcctcctcctcctcctcatacCCAAAATAAATACCTCAACCCAACACCTCCactgccatcatcatcatcatcaccacTGTCTCCTTCCCCTTTGTCTACATTCACATTCAATAAAGATCTTCAACGGCctcctcctccccctcctccttTGCCTACGTTCACATCTAATAAAGATTTTCAACAAATTCCTCCTCCGTCAATGTCATCTAATAAAGGTTCTTTATCTATATCACCTGCTAATTCTCCtcaaccaccaccaccaccaccgccgccgccgccgccaccgccgccgccTCCTACTATTAAATTGAACAAGGGTCCttgccctcctcctcctcctcctcctcctcctccaatcGTATCTACTAGAACCCCAATGCCTTCCCCTCCTCAAAATGGAAAAAGAAATATTCCACCCCCACCAGCTCCTCCTCCAATTTCCAGTGGCAAAGTTGCGCCTCCCCCACCACCTCCAGCGCCAAAGCCTCCTGGAGTTGTGCCCCCTCCGCCACCCTTGCAAGGTGGGATTCGTGGGATGCCAGGTCCACCACCGCCTCCTGGACTGAAGGATTTAAATATGCTAGCACCACCTGCTTCATCTGTAGGCAGAGGGAGACTAACTGCTCCTAGTTTTGGAAAAGGTCGTGGATCTTCACAGTCAATTCCACCAAAGAAAACTCCATTAAAGCCATTGCACTGGGTGAAGGTTACACGAGCAACACAAGGAAGTCTTTGGGCTGATTCTCAGAAGCATGAAAGTCAAACCAG GGCACCTGAGATAGATCTATCTGAACTAGAAAGTCTCTTTTCAGCAACAGTTGCTACTGATGAACGTCAATGGGATAGAACTGGAGCACGACGTGGGTCTGGCACAAATAAGTTTGAGATTGTTCATATG ATCGACATGCGCAGAGCAAATAATTGTGAGATTATGCTTACAAAAGTCAAGATGCCTCTTCCTGATATGATT AGTGCAGTTTTAGCTTTGAATTCCTCAGTTTTGGACATTGATCAAGTGGAAAATCTGATCAAGTTTTGTCCTACAAAAGAAGAGATGGAGATGCTAAAG AATTATACAGGCAACAAAGAAATGCTGGGGCCATGTGAACAG TTTTTTATGGAGCTAATGAAGGTTCCCCGAGTAGAATCCAAATTAAGGGTTTTCTCATTTACAATTACATTTTCCACTCAG GTAAATGAGTTGCGGGCAAATTTGAAAACAATCAATGATGCAACTAACGAG GTGAAAGAGTCTTCCAAGTTGCGCCAAATAATGCAGGCTATTCTTACATTGGGTAATGCCTTGAATCAAGGCACTGCTCGAG GTTCTGCTGTTGGATTTAGGATAGACAGTCTCCTTAAATTGTCAGATACTCGAGCAAGAAACAACAAAATGACGTTGATGCACTATCTATGCAAG CTCCTTGCAGAGAAAATGCCAGAGTTGCTTGATTTTGATAAAGACTTAATTCATTTGGAAGCAGCCTCCAAG ATTCAGTTGAAGATAGTAGCTGAAGAGATGCAAGCTGTCAGTAAGGGCCTTGACAAGGTTGAACAGGAGCTCACTGCCTCTGGAAATGATGGTGATATATCCATGGGCTTCAGAATG GCCTTGAAAAATTTCCTTGATGCTGCTGAAGCTGATGTAAGGTTCCTTACATCATTATATTCCGAGGTG GGAAGAAACGCAGACTCTTTGTCTCAATATTTTGGAGAAGATCCAGCCCGTTGTCCATTTGAGCAAG
- the LOC121980785 gene encoding formin-like protein 3 isoform X2, with protein sequence MSLFTRFFYKRPPDGLLEFVDRVFVFDSCFSTEVVADGLYNIYFHEIITELHEEYADSSFLAFNFREGEKRSQFAEILCQYNVTVIDYPRHFEGCPLLPLSLVHHFLRVCDYWLSLGDNQNIILLHCERGGWPLLAFLLACFLTYRKLYSGEQRTLDLVHKEAPKGLLQLLSPLNPLPSQLRYLQYVARRNITPQWPPGERALSLDCLILRGVPSFDLDSGCRPLIRIFGRNIHKSDGLSVGTLYTMSKKKPLRCYQQDECDVIKIDIQCLVQGDVVLECAHLDLDPEREVMMFRIMFNTAFIRSNILMLNYDDVDTLWDTKDQFPKGFRAEVLFGDSSNITPPRAPTVIFNGEVKGGLPIEAFAKVQELFNSVELLERSDDDAFWLLKQISTNALQEKLENLILTDAKEVSNIQSKVDLQMSLMSMSESDEEKDSVTSDSVASVDNEKVQHVSSTMIDMEKTFDVSKDSQLKDSQQSTSRIADLGTGLQMTLVPLSVSPPCERNFEFIESERPNSIPESVPLTPSSPPSITFSSKDSLLPLLPPLSSSMVNTIPLPPQLPPPLLQSKCLNPKQSSSLPPPLSQPPPPPPPPPPLPTQTARLNFAPVSPSPPAFTSNKDVQRTPPPPPPPHTQNKYLNPTPPLPSSSSSPLSPSPLSTFTFNKDLQRPPPPPPPLPTFTSNKDFQQIPPPSMSSNKGSLSISPANSPQPPPPPPPPPPPPPPPPTIKLNKGPCPPPPPPPPPPIVSTRTPMPSPPQNGKRNIPPPPAPPPISSGKVAPPPPPPAPKPPGVVPPPPPLQGGIRGMPGPPPPPGLKDLNMLAPPASSVGRGRLTAPSFGKGRGSSQSIPPKKTPLKPLHWVKVTRATQGSLWADSQKHESQTRAPEIDLSELESLFSATVATDERQWDRTGARRGSGTNKFEIVHMIDMRRANNCEIMLTKVKMPLPDMISAVLALNSSVLDIDQVENLIKFCPTKEEMEMLKNYTGNKEMLGPCEQFFMELMKVPRVESKLRVFSFTITFSTQVNELRANLKTINDATNEVKESSKLRQIMQAILTLGNALNQGTARGSAVGFRIDSLLKLSDTRARNNKMTLMHYLCKRKCQSCLILIKT encoded by the exons ATGTCCCTCTTTACCAGGTTCTTTTACAAAAGACCACCTGATGGTTTGCTAGAATTTGTGGACAGAGTTTTTG TTTTTGATTCGTGCTTCTCAACTGAAGTTGTAGCTGATGGATTATACAACATCTATTTCCATGAAATTATCACTGAACTACATGAAGAGTATGCTGATTCTTCCTTTCTTGCATTCAACTTTAGGGAGGGAGAAAAAAGAAGTCAATTTGCAGAAATTTTATGTCAATACAATGTTACTGTAATTGATTATCCACGCCATTTTGAAGGCTGTCCGCTTCTTCCTTTATCTCTTGTTCATCACTTCCTTCGAGTCTGTGATTATTGGCTTTCTCTTGGGGATAATCAGAATATCATACTGCTACACTGTGAAAGAGGGGGCTGGCCGTTGTTAGCATTTCTTTTAGCTTGTTTTTTGACTTATAGAAAATTGTATAGTGGCGAACAGAGAACCCTAGATCTTGTACATAAGGAGGCTCCTAAAGGTCTTTTGCAGCTTTTATCACCATTGAACCCATTACCATCTCAGCTACGATACCTGCAGTATGTTGCTAGAAGGAATATCACTCCACAATGGCCCCCTGGGGAACGGGCTCTTTCTTTAGACTGCCTTATTCTTCGAGGTGTTCCAAGCTTTGACTTGGACAGTGGTTGCAGACCGCTAATCCGAATTTTTGGACGAAATATCCATAAAAGTGATGGCCTTTCTGTTGGCACACTGTACACAATGTCCAAGAAGAAACCTTTACGGTGCTACCAACAG GACGAGTGTGATGTAATAAAAATTGATATCCAATGCCTAGTTCAGGGAGATGTTGTTTTGGAATGTGCCCATCTTGATTTAGATCCAGAGAGGGAAGTAATGATGTTCCGTATAATGTTCAACACTGCTTTCATCCGATCTAACATACTCATGCTGAACTATGATGATGTCGATACACTATGGGATACCAAAGACCAGTTTCCAAAAGGCTTTCGAGCAGAG GTGCTGTTTGGTGATTCCAGTAACATCACTCCTCCTAGAGCTCCAACTGTGATTTTTAATGGAGAAGTAAAAGGCGGATTGCCCATAGAGGCTTTTGCGAAGGTACAAGAACTTTTCAACAGCGTTGAGTTGCTTGAAAGAAGTGATGATGATGCATTCTGGCTGCTTAAACAAATATCAACCAATGCATTGCAAGAAAAACTTGAAAATCTGATTTTAACAGATGCTAAGGAGGTTTCAAATATTCAAAGTAAAGTGGATTTACAGATGTCTCTAATGTCAATGTCGGAATCTGATGAGGAAAAAGATTCTGTAACTTCTGATTCTGTTGCTTCAGTGGACAATGAAAAGGTTCAGCATGTTTCAAGCACCATGATAGACATGGAAAAAACATTTGACGTTTCCAAAGATTCTCAACTTAAAG ATTCCCAGCAGTCCACTTCCAGAATTGCTGATCTTGGCACAGGCCTCCAAATGACACTTGTACCACTGTCAGTTTCTCCACCTTGTGAAAggaattttgagtttatagaatcAGAAAGACCAAATTCTATTCCTGAATCTGTCCCACTAACTCCATCTTCACCTCCATCCATTACATTTTCTAGTAAAGATTCCCTGCTACCATTGTTACCTCCTCTTTCTTCCTCCATGGTTAATACAATTCCACTACCACCACAACTTCCTCCCCCTCTCCTGCAAAGTAAATGTCTCAATCCAAAGCAGTCATCGTCTTTGCCTCCACCTTTGTCACAACCGCCGCCACCGCCGCCACCACCTCCTCCGCTGCCTACTCAAACTGCACGTCTCAATTTTGCTCCAGTTTCTCCCTCTCCCCCTGCTTTCACATCTAATAAAGATGTTCAGCggactcctcctcctcctcctcctcctcatacCCAAAATAAATACCTCAACCCAACACCTCCactgccatcatcatcatcatcaccacTGTCTCCTTCCCCTTTGTCTACATTCACATTCAATAAAGATCTTCAACGGCctcctcctccccctcctccttTGCCTACGTTCACATCTAATAAAGATTTTCAACAAATTCCTCCTCCGTCAATGTCATCTAATAAAGGTTCTTTATCTATATCACCTGCTAATTCTCCtcaaccaccaccaccaccaccgccgccgccgccgccaccgccgccgccTCCTACTATTAAATTGAACAAGGGTCCttgccctcctcctcctcctcctcctcctcctccaatcGTATCTACTAGAACCCCAATGCCTTCCCCTCCTCAAAATGGAAAAAGAAATATTCCACCCCCACCAGCTCCTCCTCCAATTTCCAGTGGCAAAGTTGCGCCTCCCCCACCACCTCCAGCGCCAAAGCCTCCTGGAGTTGTGCCCCCTCCGCCACCCTTGCAAGGTGGGATTCGTGGGATGCCAGGTCCACCACCGCCTCCTGGACTGAAGGATTTAAATATGCTAGCACCACCTGCTTCATCTGTAGGCAGAGGGAGACTAACTGCTCCTAGTTTTGGAAAAGGTCGTGGATCTTCACAGTCAATTCCACCAAAGAAAACTCCATTAAAGCCATTGCACTGGGTGAAGGTTACACGAGCAACACAAGGAAGTCTTTGGGCTGATTCTCAGAAGCATGAAAGTCAAACCAG GGCACCTGAGATAGATCTATCTGAACTAGAAAGTCTCTTTTCAGCAACAGTTGCTACTGATGAACGTCAATGGGATAGAACTGGAGCACGACGTGGGTCTGGCACAAATAAGTTTGAGATTGTTCATATG ATCGACATGCGCAGAGCAAATAATTGTGAGATTATGCTTACAAAAGTCAAGATGCCTCTTCCTGATATGATT AGTGCAGTTTTAGCTTTGAATTCCTCAGTTTTGGACATTGATCAAGTGGAAAATCTGATCAAGTTTTGTCCTACAAAAGAAGAGATGGAGATGCTAAAG AATTATACAGGCAACAAAGAAATGCTGGGGCCATGTGAACAG TTTTTTATGGAGCTAATGAAGGTTCCCCGAGTAGAATCCAAATTAAGGGTTTTCTCATTTACAATTACATTTTCCACTCAG GTAAATGAGTTGCGGGCAAATTTGAAAACAATCAATGATGCAACTAACGAG GTGAAAGAGTCTTCCAAGTTGCGCCAAATAATGCAGGCTATTCTTACATTGGGTAATGCCTTGAATCAAGGCACTGCTCGAG GTTCTGCTGTTGGATTTAGGATAGACAGTCTCCTTAAATTGTCAGATACTCGAGCAAGAAACAACAAAATGACGTTGATGCACTATCTATGCAAG AGAAAATGCCAGAGTTGCTTGATTTTGATAAAGACTTAA